A genomic stretch from Mastacembelus armatus chromosome 7, fMasArm1.2, whole genome shotgun sequence includes:
- the LOC113146027 gene encoding PDZ domain-containing protein 4-like: MGCNMCVVKRPEEQYRIMFQQKGWSDSLRPMDRHGNIKVKGRRPSQLPLDRPQNSQEPLHQAISVRKSHKRKGGTLVCSGNGTVSTSISSVAMVAIPDCIDNGTQTDISFQNIMTLGRSKGHHRHHHHHHHHRGGSSSPPPPPPSPPLVGPYEINEFCMLEYNDPNDYFDASNHEVDRQEDLEYEEVELYKSSQQEKLGLTVCYRTDDEEDLGIYVGEVNPNSIAAKNGRIREGDRILQINGMDIQNREEAVAILTREDSINFSLLLARPDMENDNPVDPEEDTELTLEGEGFHPNPRASCSLSSTHLSGYYRLRWGVGGAGAGGGGGGLMCPEEGGGGGGGREGAGGDVDVEEEEDEDAEDGERGEKEDRNPPVPLPPLLSLAPLLSNSQELDSGVGRTDDSTRYEESSEHDLLGDQTSACNTNTTNTPGSTRKFRPGPSPRPSPRPSPGLGPSPRPSPSPGHGRGDITPPFIHLRDIQLSSDSLPGLDWTAGGGPGGAAYSPHLHHHHKHYHHQHHHQHPLSMVMMMPGLTEEECLRYQELLEIKCQYERRNETQRGAVKNDAKDSEAEVKTQEERKEEQEEGDEAAASSSSVVVDVNCNETLSEHEMALIDEELRHLEFKCRNILRAQKMQQLRERCLKAWMMEEETVAAGVGRPPEAGNHDNNMDNDDDNDDPHHHELSAINELPERERSDDKDSTSAYNTGGESCRSTPLVSTEQIPPLHEEEDEVGGRHPLLPISRLPPLNSPLTPRRHGRDRERRRLSCSFSPGTHRKHEMANGNVADGSSSTPSTPSKFRSLTREAGSSSRRGVAEGGRGSRTGGATERPGGGSAESSPCFTRRHHSHNQPLERYQSCMALPSEGLVDPLDRVRGRARAEGEERGMGTGSSGPASPRSVNSAPCGLEDHHAGISRLGLALPLSLTHSLPTASPQRMEWKVKIRSDGTRYVAKRPVRDRLLKARAIKIREERSGMTTDDDAASEMKQGRYWSKEERKQQLLRAREYRRRREFMMQSRMDYLRGDRDPSSSSGVPEDHYCSQGTQAHPKQDSPSSNILLLSQKKITKRRNRRILDNWITIQELLAHGSRSPDGKKIYNPLLSVTTV, from the exons CAGAAAGGCTGGAGTGACTCCCTGCGGCCGATGGACCGACATGGAAACATAAAG GTCAAAGGAAGAAGACCCTCCCAGCTTCCACTGGACAGACCACAGAACTCCCAGGAACCTTTGCACCAAGCCATCTCTGTCCGCAAGAGTCACAAGAGGAAAGGAG GTACCTTAGTGTGCAGTGGGAACGGGACTGTCAGCACCTCCATCtcctctgttgccatggttgcCATCCCAGACTGCATCGACAACGGCACACAGACGGATATCAGCTTCCAGAACATCATGACGCTGGGGAGGAGCAAAGGCCaccatcgtcatcatcatcatcaccaccaccaccgaggaggctcctcctcccctccaccacctcccccctctcctcccctagTAGGACCGTACGAGATCAATGAGTT CTGCATGCTCGAGTACAACGACCCCAACGACTACTTTGACGCCTCGAATCATGAGGTGGACAGGCAGGAAGACCTGGAGTACGAG gAGGTGGAGCTGTACAAGTCCAGTCAGCAGGAGAAGCTGGGTCTGACCGTCTGCTACAGGACGGATGACGAAGAGGACCTGGGGATTTATGTCGGAGAG GTCAATCCAAACAGCATAGCAGCCAAGAACGGACGAATCAGAGAGGGTGACCGCATACTCCAG ATCAATGGAATGGATATTCAGAACAGAGAGGAAGCAGTGGCCATTTTGACACGAGAGGACAGCATCAACTTCTCCCTGCTGCTGGCCCGCCCTGACATGGAG AATGACAACCCTGTTGATCCAGAGGAGGACACAGAACTGACTCTGGAGGGAGAAGGATTCCACCCAAATCCTCGAGCTTCCTGCTCCCTCAGCTCAACTCACCTTTCTGGCTACTACCGGCTCCGCTGGGGGGtgggaggagcaggagcaggaggaggaggaggaggcttgATGTGTcctgaggaaggaggaggaggaggaggagggagagaaggtgCAGGAGGTGACGTGGAtgtagaagaggaagaggatgaagatgcggaggatggagagagaggagagaaggaggacagAAATCCACCTgttcccctccctcctctgctgAGTCTGGCCCCGCTGCTGTCCAACAGCCAGGAGCTGGACAGCGGAGTGGGCCGCACCGACGACAGCACCCGCTATGAGGAGTCATCAGAACACGACCTGCTGGGTGATCAGACCAGTGCCTGCAACACCAACACCACCAACACACCAGGCAGCACCAGGAAGTTCAGACCAGGACCCAGCCCCAG GCCCAGTCCCAGACCCAGCCCTGGCCTTGGCCCAAGCCCCAGACCAAGCCCCAGTCCTGGGCACGGACGAGGAGATATAACTCCTCCTTTCATCCACCTGCGAGACATCCAGCTCAGCTCAGACTCGCTCCCTGGCCTGGACTGGACAGCTGGAGGAGGACCAGGAGGAGCAGCTTACAGcccccacctccaccaccaccacaag CACtaccaccaccagcaccaccaccaacaCCCCCTGAGCATGGTGATGATGATGCCCGGCCTGACGGAGGAAGAGTGCCTGCGATaccaggagctgctggagaTTAAGTGCCAGTACGAGAGACGtaatgaaacacaaagaggGGCAGTGAAAAATGATGCCAAGGACTCTGAAGCAGAAGTGAAAACccaggaggagagaaaagaggagcaggaggaaggagatgaggctgctgcttcttcttcttctgtggtagTGGATGTGAACTGTAATGAGACTTTAAGCGAGCACGAGATGGCGCTCATCGATGAGGAGTTACGCCACCTGGAGTTTAAGTGCCGCAACATTCTCCGTGCCCAGAAGATGCAACAGCTCAGGGAGAGGTGTCTGAAAGCCTggatgatggaggaggagacGGTTGCAGCTGGTGTGGGACGGCCTCCTGAAGCAGgtaaccatgacaaca ACATGGATAATGATGACGACAATGACGACCCGCACCATCATGAGCTGTCGGCCATCAATGAACTCCCAGAGCGAGAGCGCTCAGACGACAAAGACAGCACAAGCGCCTACAACACCGGAGGGGAGAGCTGCCGGAGCACACCATTGGTCAGCACCGAGCAGATCCCGCCTCTCCACGAAGAGGAAGACGAAGTAGGCGGAAGACATCCTCTCCTCCCAATCAGTCGCCTCCCACCTCTGAACTCCCCCCTGACCCCACGGCGTCATGGGCGTGATCGAGAGAGACGCCGCCTCAGCTGCTCCTTCTCCCCAGGTACACACAGGAAGCACGAAATGGCCAATGGCAACGTAGCAGATGGCTCAAGCTCCACCCCCTCGACACCTTCCAAATTCAG GTCTCTGACCAGAGAGGCGGGGTCATCTTCAAGAAGGGGTGTGGCCGAAGGAGGGCGGGGCTCCAGAACAG GTGGAGCCACTGAGAGGCCTGGAGGTGGAAGTGCAGAGTCCAGTCCCTGTTTCACCAGGAGACACCACAGCCACAACCAACCATTAGAACGCTACCAGAGCTGTATGGCTCTGCCCTCTGAGGGCCTGGTGGACCCTCTGGACCGGGTGAGAGGCAGAGCAAGGGCTGAGGGCGAAGAGAGAGGGATGGGCACAGGCAGTAGTGGCCCAGCCAGCCCCAGGAGTGTGAACAGCGCCCCCTGTGGTCTAGAGGACCATCATGCAGGGATTTCACGGTTAGGACTGGCCTTACCACTCAGTCTGACACACTCATTGCCAACTGCCTCACCACAACGCATGGAGTGGAAG GTGAAGATCCGGAGCGATGGCACTCGGTATGTAGCCAAGAGGCCAGTCAGGGATCGTCTGCTGAAGGCCAGAGCCATAAAGATCAGGGAGGAACGCAGCGGAATGACGACAGACGATGACGCTGCCAGTGAGATGAAGCAG GGCCGATACTGGagcaaagaggagaggaagcagcagctgctgagagcCAGAGAgtacagaagaagaagagagttCATGATGCAGAGCCGCATGGACTATCTCAGAGGAGACAG GGACCCTTCATCATCCTCAGGGGTCCCTGAAGACCACTATTGCTCCCAGGGGACCCAGGCTCACCCCAAACAGGACTCCCCCAGCAGCAACATCCTGTTACTGAGCCAGAAGAAGATCACAAAGAGGAGGAACCGCCGCATCCTCGACAACTGGATCACCATCCAGGAGCTGCTGGCTCATGGCTCCAGGTCGCCGGATGGGAAGAAAATATACAACCCTCTGCTTTCTGTCACCACGGTGTGA
- the LOC113146032 gene encoding uncharacterized protein LOC113146032, producing MKLLHTLVCVFFLTLQDGNTELSGPITFSRVAGDEFTFECPIVPSKFMNVLIKEPYGEEDILIGMRGMSAQSGRYSITAELTSPPLLRVRITQLRVSDTGSYRCGVAESVNTTVAFDLRVEGQGAVSPSVHLPGWTTTNAQQNGNIPVFHGYIQKIYHILEGQDITIQCSVLLSESRTYFCRDRCEGENIIIYTGSLIAQSGRFRILYPSMRPYLHVIIKHLRVTDSGVYICGTDKSKATLDLFYLNVKAVPTTTTTTTTTTTTTTTTPAMGFSSTLAHRQTTEASPEATDQQPIETPAAKDAMMLYVGLPLIILALLLSLAGPILYRKWCSRRKEAPVERESASVTEVETSSDGDYLSPYLTVVSHQ from the exons ATGAAGCTACTTCACACTTTGGTCTGTGTCTTCTTCCTCA CTCTGCAGGATGGAAACACTGAGTTATCTGGTCCAATAACCTTTTCCAGAGTTGCAGGAGACGAATTCACATTTGAATGCCCGATAGTTCCATCTAAGTTCATGAATGTACTCATTAAAGAACCATATGGGGAAGAAGACATTCTCATTGGAATGCGTGGAATGAGTGCTCAAAGTGGCAGATACAGCATCACAGCTGAATTAACATCACCACCTCTTCTCCGTGTGAGAATAACACAGCTGAGAGTGTCAGACACAGGATCGTACAGGTGTGGTGTTGCTGAAAGTGTAAATACAACAGTGGCATTTGACCTCAGGGTTGAAG GACAGGGAGCAGTCAGCCCTTCAGTACATTTGCCGGGGTGGACAACAACCAATG CCCAGCAGAATGGAAACATTCCTGTCTTCCATGGATACATACAGAAGATTTACCACATACTTGAAGGACAGGATATCACAATTCAATGTTCGGTATTGCTGTCTGAATCAAGGACATATTTCTGTAGGGATCGATGTGAAGGGGAAAACATTATCATTTATACAGGGAGTTTGATTGCTCAAAGTGGCAGATTCAGAATCTTGTATCCATCTATGAGACCCTATCTTCATGTGATAATCAAACATCTGAGAGTGACGGACAGTGGAGTGTACATCTGTGGCACGGACAAAAGTAAAGCTACATTGGATTTGTTTTACCTCAATGTTAAAG CTGTacccacaacaacaacaacaacaacaacaacaacaacaacaacaacaacaacaccagcAATGGGATTCAGCTCCACTTTAGCCCACAGACAGACCACGGAAGCTTCGCCTGAAGCCACTGACCAGCAGCCGATTGAGACACCAGCAGCCAAAG ATGCTATGATGCTGTATGTTGGCCTGCCCCTGATCATCTTGGCTCTCCTGTTATCACTGGCTGGGCCGATACTCTACAGGAAGTGGTGTTCTAGGCGTAaag AGGCTCCTGTGGAACGAGAGTCTGCTTCAGTCACAGAG GTGGAAACGAGCTCTGACGGAGATTATCTATCTCCGTACCTGACTGTTGTTTCACATCAGTAA